Proteins from a single region of Limosilactobacillus fermentum:
- a CDS encoding glucose-6-phosphate isomerase yields the protein METLSFDSSALKKFVHPNELGEMQAMVTAADSELRNGTGAGADFRDWLHLPTDYDKDEFARIKAAAKKIQADSEVLVVIGIGGSYLGARMAVDFLHHSFYQAQTAADRKQPLVLFAGNSLSSSYIADLIDVIGDRDFSVNVISKSGTTTEPSIAFRVFRQLLEDKYGVDGANARIYATTDRQRGALKTEADAEGWETFVIPDGVGGRFSVLTAVGLLPIAVSGADIDQLMAGAAKAEATYVNPDLTQNEAYQYAAYRNILYRKGYTTELLENYEPNMTMLAEWWKQLAGESEGKDQKGIYPSSANFTTDLHSLGQYIQEGRRNLMETVVKLAEPNHNVKVPSAKSDLDGLKYLEGKEIDWVNTQAYRAVVAAHTTGGVPVMTVNIAKEDEFTLGYLIYFFEVAIAISGYLNGINPFNQPGVEAYKTNMFGLLGKPGFEEIGEQLKKEIND from the coding sequence ATGGAAACGTTATCGTTTGATTCAAGTGCGTTAAAGAAGTTTGTTCACCCAAACGAACTCGGTGAAATGCAGGCGATGGTGACCGCCGCCGACAGCGAGTTGCGCAACGGCACTGGGGCCGGCGCCGACTTCCGCGACTGGCTGCACCTGCCAACCGACTACGACAAGGACGAGTTCGCCCGGATCAAGGCGGCCGCCAAGAAGATCCAAGCCGATTCCGAGGTCTTAGTCGTAATCGGGATCGGGGGCTCTTATTTGGGCGCCCGGATGGCGGTGGATTTCTTGCACCACTCCTTTTACCAGGCCCAAACCGCGGCGGACCGCAAGCAACCGCTGGTCCTCTTTGCCGGCAACAGCCTTTCCTCTTCTTACATCGCCGACCTGATCGACGTGATCGGCGACCGCGACTTCTCGGTTAACGTGATCTCCAAGTCCGGGACGACGACCGAACCGTCAATTGCCTTCCGGGTCTTCCGCCAACTGCTAGAAGACAAGTACGGGGTCGACGGGGCCAACGCCCGGATCTACGCCACCACCGACCGTCAGCGCGGCGCCTTAAAGACCGAAGCCGACGCCGAGGGTTGGGAAACCTTCGTGATTCCGGACGGGGTCGGCGGCCGGTTCTCAGTCCTGACTGCTGTGGGGCTCTTGCCGATTGCCGTTTCCGGCGCCGACATCGACCAACTAATGGCCGGGGCCGCCAAGGCCGAAGCCACCTACGTCAACCCGGATCTGACCCAAAATGAGGCTTACCAGTACGCCGCTTACCGCAACATTTTGTACCGCAAGGGATACACGACCGAACTGCTGGAAAACTACGAACCAAACATGACGATGCTGGCCGAATGGTGGAAGCAACTGGCCGGTGAATCCGAAGGCAAGGACCAAAAGGGGATTTACCCGTCCAGCGCTAACTTCACCACCGACCTCCACTCCCTGGGTCAATACATCCAAGAGGGACGCCGTAACCTGATGGAAACGGTCGTGAAGCTGGCCGAACCAAACCACAACGTCAAGGTGCCGAGTGCCAAGAGCGACCTCGACGGCCTCAAGTACCTGGAAGGCAAGGAAATTGATTGGGTCAACACCCAAGCTTACCGGGCCGTGGTCGCTGCTCACACCACCGGGGGCGTGCCGGTGATGACCGTCAACATTGCCAAAGAAGACGAGTTTACCCTCGGTTACCTGATTTACTTCTTTGAAGTGGCGATCGCGATTTCCGGTTACCTAAACGGGATCAACCCGTTCAACCAACCAGGGGTCGAAGCTTACAAGACCAACATGTTTGGCCTGCTGGGCAAGCCGGGCTTTGAAGAAATCGGTGAACAACTCAAGAAAGAAATTAACGACTAA
- a CDS encoding MarR family winged helix-turn-helix transcriptional regulator: MVSDEEIFQSYHDLFMQIRDVVIKHKKAAGFHGSARILESLNKQADLSQRQLADEASIKPGSLTVAIEKLERQGLVTRKRDPHDKRIIRVAITQAGREQWAKVQADRERFGQQLLSPLTPSEREQTYQIAIKLRQALIDHYGETNARKEFFDD; the protein is encoded by the coding sequence GTGGTAAGTGATGAGGAGATCTTTCAAAGCTATCACGACTTATTTATGCAAATTCGTGACGTGGTGATTAAACATAAGAAGGCGGCGGGCTTTCATGGGTCGGCACGGATCCTTGAGTCGCTTAATAAACAAGCGGACTTGTCACAACGCCAATTAGCGGATGAAGCAAGCATCAAACCCGGTTCGTTAACGGTAGCAATTGAAAAATTGGAGCGCCAGGGTTTGGTCACCAGAAAGCGTGATCCCCACGACAAGCGGATTATCCGGGTGGCGATTACGCAAGCGGGGCGAGAGCAATGGGCTAAGGTTCAGGCGGACCGGGAGCGGTTTGGTCAACAGTTACTAAGTCCGCTTACGCCATCGGAACGTGAACAAACTTATCAAATTGCAATCAAGCTTCGCCAAGCATTAATTGACCACTATGGTGAGACCAACGCACGAAAGGAGTTTTTCGATGATTAG
- a CDS encoding GNAT family N-acetyltransferase has protein sequence MQITQASLTDLEQIVAIERAGFTPEEAGSRQAFIDRINHFPETFLVAKVGDTVLGFICGPALVGDVIEDWMYEPGVKSASHPSSVMVLSLAVAPANRSQGIGSQLLTALSKVATNLGCRQLTLTCLVDRIPFYERNGYQNHGVATSTHANEVWYNMIKPL, from the coding sequence ATGCAAATTACCCAGGCAAGCTTAACCGATCTCGAGCAAATTGTGGCCATTGAACGGGCCGGCTTTACCCCCGAAGAGGCGGGAAGTCGCCAGGCCTTCATTGACCGCATTAATCACTTTCCCGAAACCTTTTTGGTCGCCAAAGTGGGGGACACGGTCCTCGGTTTTATCTGTGGACCGGCCCTAGTTGGCGACGTCATTGAGGACTGGATGTACGAACCTGGCGTCAAGTCAGCTTCCCACCCCTCCTCAGTGATGGTGCTATCGCTAGCCGTTGCCCCGGCCAACCGAAGCCAAGGCATTGGTAGCCAGCTACTGACCGCCCTTAGTAAGGTAGCCACCAACCTGGGATGTCGCCAGTTGACGTTAACCTGTCTGGTCGACCGGATTCCCTTTTACGAGCGCAATGGCTACCAAAACCACGGGGTGGCAACCTCTACCCATGCTAACGAGGTTTGGTACAACATGATTAAGCCGCTTTAA
- a CDS encoding ABC transporter ATP-binding protein: MIRIARRNLEKLPALLAVIFLLVQVAADLYLPTITSDLIDKGVINHDMAYIWQQGGIMLLVAALGLLASACNVYFASTQGMKVGQKLRRQIYHKVLTFSSKEMSDFGDSSLITRSTNDIVQVQNVMVQFLRMMLQSPIMLVAAIILAYHREPRLTGVFAISLPVLAIVVIGVMYFAVPLFKSIQKKTDRINLVFREGLTGVRVIRAFNQDQREQDRFEGANADYTNTGIKAFTLVSLLFPIMTLILSLTNIGIIWVGAKLIANMSMQVGNLIAFMTYSTQILMSFMMLSMLFVFIPRASASAARLNEVLDRRPSVSDPTPDEQLSVVKDAPASLTFDHVNFRYEGAEELALTDLNFKVQAGQTLAIIGGTGSGKSSLVNLIPHLFNVESGQIEVNGQPIDRLSQHDLHQEISITQQKAVLFTGTVRSNLQFGYETATEDDMWRALEIAQAADFVREEGGLDTIVEQDGSNFSGGQRQRLAIARTIIKTASVYIFDDSFSALDFKTDAKLRQALRRDPQIQRAVSVIVAQRISTVADADLILVVDDGKVVGQGSHEELKATNKTYQEILHSQIQEGDEERAQRK; this comes from the coding sequence ATGATTAGAATCGCACGGCGCAACCTAGAGAAATTGCCGGCCCTCTTGGCGGTCATCTTCTTATTGGTTCAGGTGGCGGCCGATCTGTACCTGCCGACCATCACCTCGGACTTAATTGATAAGGGGGTGATTAACCATGATATGGCCTACATTTGGCAACAAGGTGGCATAATGCTCTTGGTGGCCGCCCTCGGGTTGCTAGCCTCGGCTTGTAACGTTTACTTCGCCTCCACCCAGGGAATGAAGGTGGGGCAAAAGTTACGCCGGCAAATTTATCACAAGGTGTTAACCTTTTCGAGCAAGGAGATGTCTGACTTTGGTGATTCGTCTTTAATCACTAGGTCGACTAACGACATCGTCCAGGTTCAAAACGTGATGGTTCAGTTTTTACGGATGATGCTTCAATCACCGATCATGTTGGTGGCAGCCATCATCCTGGCTTACCACCGCGAGCCGCGCTTAACGGGAGTTTTTGCCATCTCCTTGCCGGTCCTTGCCATCGTGGTAATTGGGGTGATGTACTTTGCCGTTCCGCTCTTTAAGAGTATTCAAAAGAAGACCGACCGGATTAACCTGGTCTTTCGGGAAGGCTTGACCGGGGTGCGAGTAATTCGGGCCTTTAACCAGGACCAGCGGGAACAAGACCGTTTCGAAGGGGCCAACGCCGATTACACCAACACCGGGATTAAGGCCTTCACCCTGGTTTCGTTACTCTTCCCAATCATGACTCTAATCCTTTCCCTAACTAACATTGGGATTATCTGGGTGGGAGCCAAGTTGATTGCTAACATGAGCATGCAAGTAGGGAACCTGATCGCCTTTATGACCTACTCGACCCAGATCCTGATGTCCTTTATGATGCTGTCCATGCTGTTTGTCTTTATTCCACGGGCCTCAGCTTCAGCTGCCCGTTTAAATGAAGTTTTAGATCGGCGCCCTAGCGTTAGTGACCCCACACCGGATGAACAACTGAGTGTGGTTAAGGACGCACCAGCCAGCCTAACTTTTGATCACGTTAACTTCCGTTATGAAGGAGCCGAGGAACTGGCCTTGACCGACCTGAACTTTAAGGTTCAAGCCGGACAAACCCTAGCCATTATCGGGGGGACCGGTTCGGGTAAGTCCTCGTTGGTTAACTTAATTCCTCACCTTTTCAACGTTGAAAGCGGACAGATTGAGGTCAACGGTCAACCGATCGACCGCTTGAGTCAACATGATTTACACCAAGAAATCTCGATCACCCAGCAAAAGGCGGTCCTCTTTACCGGGACCGTTCGTTCCAACCTGCAGTTTGGTTATGAAACAGCGACCGAAGACGATATGTGGCGGGCACTAGAGATTGCCCAAGCTGCCGACTTCGTTAGAGAAGAGGGGGGCTTAGATACCATCGTCGAACAGGACGGGAGTAACTTCTCCGGGGGACAACGCCAACGGCTGGCAATTGCCCGGACAATTATTAAAACGGCTTCCGTATACATCTTTGACGACTCCTTTTCCGCACTAGACTTCAAGACCGACGCCAAGTTACGCCAAGCCTTGCGCAGAGACCCGCAAATTCAGCGCGCCGTATCAGTAATTGTGGCCCAACGAATTTCAACGGTGGCCGACGCCGACCTTATTTTAGTGGTTGATGACGGTAAGGTGGTCGGCCAAGGGAGTCACGAAGAACTCAAGGCCACTAATAAGACCTACCAAGAAATTCTGCACTCGCAGATTCAAGAGGGGGATGAAGAACGTGCACAACGGAAATAG
- the tpiA gene encoding triose-phosphate isomerase translates to MRKPFVVANWKMHKSVDEALDFIRSLQGRLPDADLVECGVAANFLALYPMLQEVKGQPLEIISQNAYAEYEGAYTGKVSPKALADAGINYALLGHIERRKLFNETDDLVNRKVIATLQAGMTPIICTDETMIQKEFSGSVHYVFEQLINVLRGVSFDQVKNIIISYEPSWAVGVGQHANPNLAEEGCRLIRQTIADSYSYEVADKIRILYGGSVNPENIKQIMNKPDIDGVLIGRASLDADNFLSMINTVVELYKGAK, encoded by the coding sequence ATGCGCAAACCATTTGTGGTCGCGAATTGGAAAATGCACAAGAGCGTTGATGAAGCGTTAGACTTTATCCGGAGCTTGCAAGGCCGGCTTCCCGATGCCGACTTAGTCGAATGCGGGGTCGCCGCCAATTTCTTAGCCCTGTACCCAATGTTACAAGAGGTCAAGGGCCAACCGCTGGAAATTATTTCGCAAAACGCCTATGCCGAATACGAGGGGGCCTACACCGGTAAGGTAAGTCCTAAGGCCCTGGCCGACGCCGGAATTAATTATGCCTTGTTAGGCCACATTGAACGGCGCAAGCTTTTTAATGAAACGGACGATTTGGTTAACCGAAAGGTAATCGCCACCTTGCAGGCCGGGATGACCCCGATTATTTGTACCGATGAGACGATGATTCAAAAAGAGTTTAGTGGTAGCGTCCACTACGTCTTTGAACAGTTAATCAACGTCTTGCGGGGCGTTTCCTTCGACCAGGTAAAAAACATTATCATTTCTTACGAACCGAGCTGGGCGGTCGGGGTTGGTCAACACGCCAACCCGAACCTGGCCGAAGAAGGGTGCCGCTTGATTCGGCAAACGATCGCCGACTCGTATTCTTACGAGGTGGCCGATAAGATCCGAATCCTCTACGGTGGGAGCGTTAATCCCGAAAACATTAAGCAAATCATGAACAAACCGGACATTGATGGGGTCTTAATTGGCCGGGCAAGCCTCGACGCCGATAACTTCTTGTCGATGATCAATACGGTAGTCGAACTTTATAAGGGTGCTAAATAG
- the budA gene encoding acetolactate decarboxylase, which yields MVKTNVLYQHGTLALLVPGLLKGTLTSGGLLEHGDTGIGTGEGLDGELIILNGVVYQVRGNGEVRVMPKQDTIPFGNIHWADYQSLGNVADLELDQLGKHILKGHSANTFFSVEVKGTFKNVTTRAVIKSNPPYKTLAQTADDQRVFQADIIEGTLLGYFMPTLYAGAAVGGFHWHFLSDDHTFGGHVLAVGGATGALGFQQFDSLDLHLPTNDADFMNHDFSQDDILSVIEKAEQF from the coding sequence ATGGTCAAAACCAACGTTTTATACCAACACGGTACCCTCGCCCTACTGGTACCCGGACTTTTAAAGGGAACCCTCACTAGCGGTGGGCTATTGGAACACGGTGATACCGGTATTGGCACCGGGGAGGGACTCGATGGTGAGTTAATCATCCTAAACGGCGTGGTCTACCAGGTCCGCGGCAACGGTGAGGTCCGGGTAATGCCAAAGCAAGACACGATTCCGTTTGGTAATATCCACTGGGCCGACTACCAGTCACTGGGAAACGTTGCCGACCTAGAACTCGACCAACTAGGGAAGCACATTTTAAAGGGCCACAGCGCCAACACCTTTTTCTCCGTTGAAGTTAAGGGGACCTTTAAAAACGTAACCACCCGGGCGGTCATCAAGTCTAACCCGCCGTATAAAACCCTCGCCCAAACTGCGGATGATCAACGGGTCTTTCAAGCTGACATCATTGAAGGGACCTTGTTAGGCTACTTCATGCCGACCCTGTACGCCGGAGCGGCCGTGGGTGGATTCCATTGGCACTTCTTATCAGACGACCACACCTTTGGCGGCCACGTGCTCGCCGTCGGGGGTGCCACGGGTGCCCTAGGTTTCCAACAATTTGATTCACTGGACCTGCACCTACCGACGAATGATGCTGATTTCATGAACCACGACTTTAGCCAAGACGACATCCTAAGCGTGATTGAAAAGGCCGAACAGTTTTAA
- a CDS encoding M57 family metalloprotease, giving the protein MSAIRFLRFLITPLVYFALFAAGIWAYQNNATFHERTDTVVLNLENYVRELTGQETSTTTQKEHQSHTSTINEGGGGRWVKTSATLYIAIQNPTLKSAMEDAVSQWNGTGAFTFNITTDKKKADVIVSTMDNSSNQAAGLTQMSLDEATGYFVSGKLYLNRAYLLNPTYGYSYQRIVNTAEHELGHVIGLDHSNEVSVMQPAGSNYSIQPADVQNVQKLYSQSASASSTSSTN; this is encoded by the coding sequence GTGAGTGCCATTCGTTTCCTTCGCTTTTTGATCACGCCCCTGGTCTATTTCGCCCTGTTTGCGGCCGGGATCTGGGCCTACCAAAATAACGCTACCTTTCATGAACGGACCGACACCGTTGTCTTAAACCTGGAGAACTACGTCCGGGAACTAACGGGTCAAGAAACGTCGACCACCACCCAAAAGGAACACCAGAGTCACACGAGCACCATTAACGAGGGCGGCGGCGGGCGCTGGGTCAAGACCAGTGCCACCTTGTACATCGCCATTCAAAACCCCACCCTCAAGAGCGCCATGGAAGACGCCGTCAGTCAGTGGAACGGTACCGGAGCTTTTACCTTTAACATCACCACCGATAAGAAAAAGGCCGATGTGATCGTCTCGACGATGGATAATAGCTCCAACCAAGCCGCGGGGCTAACCCAAATGAGCCTCGACGAAGCCACCGGCTACTTTGTCTCCGGTAAGCTTTACCTAAACCGGGCCTACTTACTTAATCCAACCTACGGCTATTCCTACCAGCGAATCGTCAACACGGCGGAACACGAGCTCGGTCACGTAATTGGCTTGGACCACAGCAACGAGGTCTCGGTCATGCAACCAGCCGGGTCGAACTATTCGATCCAGCCAGCCGACGTCCAAAACGTCCAAAAGCTGTACAGCCAAAGCGCTAGTGCAAGTTCCACCAGCTCTACTAACTAA
- a CDS encoding ABC transporter ATP-binding protein: MKNVHNGNRHQKDGAKVQHFWKTTGRLLTYLKPWKWGVIISILVAIASVVFQVMAPKVLGEATTVIYNGVLKGASEMKLGMHLSKYPIDFTKIGQIVIAVLVMYALSGLFSFVQQVMMTRISQRVVYQLRQDFKSKMSRLPVSFYDTHPNGDIMSRMVNDMDNISGTLQNGMIQIITSALTFVGVLALMISISWKLTLVALITVPLSLVIIGFVAPTAQRLFVRQQAVLGKINAQVEETYAGHTIVRTFNREADQEAQFEEKNTAYYQAAWKAQFFSILMYPAMAFVRNLGYLMVAVVGALQVVNGQITLGNVQAFLQYTNQFSQPITQIASLASTIQQTIASAERIFEVLDQDEMDTDLADQTVLPGPQPKVEFKDVNFSYDDQPLIQDFNLKAEQNHMVAIVGPTGAGKTTIINLLERFYDVKGGHIYLDGRDTRSFTRPELRKKIAIVLQDTWLFTGTIYDNIKYGREDATEEEVYAVAKQAHADTFIRQLPNGYQTVLDESASNISQGQRQLLTIARAFLADPEVLILDEATSSVDTRTEEAIQDAMNDIQKGRTSFVVAHRLSTIRSAEQIIVMNHGQIIETGDHDSLMAKGGFYADLYNSQFAGNQI, encoded by the coding sequence ATGAAGAACGTGCACAACGGAAATAGACACCAAAAAGACGGCGCCAAGGTACAACACTTTTGGAAGACGACGGGCCGTTTGCTCACTTATTTGAAGCCTTGGAAGTGGGGCGTGATTATTTCGATCCTGGTTGCGATTGCGTCGGTGGTCTTTCAAGTGATGGCCCCCAAGGTGTTAGGGGAGGCCACAACGGTTATCTATAATGGCGTCTTGAAGGGGGCGTCTGAAATGAAGCTGGGGATGCACCTAAGCAAGTACCCGATTGACTTCACTAAGATTGGCCAAATTGTGATCGCTGTTTTAGTGATGTACGCATTGTCGGGCTTATTTTCCTTCGTCCAACAAGTGATGATGACCCGGATTTCGCAACGGGTGGTTTACCAACTACGGCAGGATTTTAAGTCTAAGATGTCCCGGTTACCAGTCTCTTTTTACGACACCCATCCCAACGGGGACATCATGAGCCGGATGGTTAACGATATGGATAACATCTCCGGTACCCTCCAAAACGGGATGATTCAAATCATTACTTCCGCCCTGACCTTCGTGGGGGTATTGGCCCTCATGATTTCGATCTCGTGGAAGTTAACCTTAGTCGCCCTAATTACCGTTCCATTATCATTAGTGATTATTGGCTTTGTGGCACCAACGGCTCAGCGCCTCTTTGTCCGGCAGCAGGCGGTATTAGGTAAGATTAACGCGCAGGTGGAAGAAACTTACGCTGGCCACACAATCGTCCGGACCTTTAACCGGGAAGCGGACCAAGAAGCGCAGTTTGAAGAAAAAAACACCGCCTACTACCAAGCCGCTTGGAAGGCCCAGTTCTTCTCCATTTTGATGTACCCAGCGATGGCCTTTGTCCGGAACCTGGGTTACTTGATGGTTGCGGTGGTCGGGGCGTTGCAAGTGGTGAACGGCCAGATTACCCTGGGGAACGTCCAGGCCTTCTTGCAATACACCAATCAGTTCTCGCAGCCAATCACCCAGATTGCTAGCCTGGCCTCGACCATTCAGCAGACGATCGCCTCAGCGGAACGGATTTTTGAGGTGCTAGACCAAGACGAAATGGACACTGACTTGGCTGATCAAACCGTCTTGCCGGGGCCACAGCCCAAAGTTGAGTTTAAAGACGTTAACTTTAGCTACGATGACCAGCCGTTAATTCAAGACTTCAATCTCAAGGCCGAGCAGAATCACATGGTGGCGATTGTGGGGCCAACCGGGGCCGGAAAGACGACGATTATTAACCTCTTGGAGCGCTTTTACGACGTCAAGGGAGGCCACATCTATTTGGATGGGCGCGATACCCGTTCCTTTACGCGGCCGGAATTGCGCAAGAAGATTGCCATAGTGCTACAAGATACCTGGCTGTTTACGGGGACGATTTACGACAACATCAAGTACGGTCGTGAAGATGCCACTGAAGAAGAGGTCTACGCGGTTGCCAAACAGGCCCACGCCGATACCTTCATCCGTCAATTACCCAATGGTTACCAAACCGTATTGGACGAATCGGCCTCCAATATTTCTCAAGGGCAACGCCAACTGCTGACGATTGCCCGGGCCTTCTTGGCCGACCCGGAGGTCTTAATCTTGGATGAGGCGACCTCGTCAGTCGACACCCGGACCGAAGAGGCGATTCAAGACGCCATGAATGACATCCAAAAGGGGCGGACCAGCTTTGTGGTGGCCCACCGCTTGTCAACGATCCGCAGCGCCGAGCAAATCATCGTGATGAACCACGGTCAAATTATTGAAACCGGGGACCACGATAGCTTAATGGCAAAGGGCGGTTTTTACGCCGACCTGTACAACAGTCAGTTTGCCGGCAATCAGATTTAA
- a CDS encoding aldo/keto reductase: MDISTNLIPLADGNQMPAHGFGVYKITDDQELIKAVTHAYQVGYRLFDTAQMYENEAALGKALKELNQPRDNYFITTKVAEKNQGYDQAIASVKESLARLQLDYVDLLLVHWPVNEHFFATWRAFEDLKKAGLTKSIGVSNYSMIHLQYLATQAREMPVVDQLERHPWLQETPMIKYNQEHQIVTQAWAPLGRGQLMEEPVLKQIADHHDRSVAQVILRWHLQSGISFIPKSVHEARISQNAAIYDFSLTDEEMALIASLDKNHRLSQEPELVYEFNQQYPH; this comes from the coding sequence ATGGACATTTCAACCAACTTAATTCCCTTAGCCGATGGTAACCAAATGCCCGCCCACGGTTTTGGGGTATACAAAATTACCGATGATCAAGAACTGATCAAGGCCGTTACCCACGCCTACCAGGTCGGTTACCGGCTCTTTGATACCGCCCAGATGTATGAAAACGAAGCCGCTTTGGGCAAGGCCCTCAAGGAACTTAACCAACCACGCGACAACTACTTCATCACCACTAAGGTCGCGGAGAAAAACCAGGGCTACGATCAGGCAATCGCCTCGGTCAAGGAATCCTTAGCCCGCCTTCAATTAGATTACGTTGACTTATTGCTGGTTCACTGGCCGGTTAACGAACACTTCTTTGCCACTTGGCGGGCCTTTGAAGACCTGAAAAAGGCCGGGCTTACCAAGTCAATTGGGGTGTCAAACTATAGCATGATCCATCTCCAGTACTTGGCCACCCAGGCACGGGAAATGCCTGTCGTTGACCAACTGGAACGCCACCCCTGGCTACAAGAAACGCCGATGATTAAGTACAACCAGGAACACCAAATCGTTACCCAGGCCTGGGCACCACTAGGTCGGGGGCAATTAATGGAGGAACCGGTTCTTAAGCAAATTGCCGACCACCACGACCGCTCCGTGGCCCAAGTAATCTTGCGTTGGCACCTGCAATCCGGAATTTCCTTTATCCCTAAGTCGGTTCACGAAGCCCGAATTAGCCAAAACGCCGCCATTTATGACTTCTCCTTAACCGACGAAGAAATGGCGCTGATCGCAAGCCTGGATAAAAATCACCGGCTCAGTCAGGAACCCGAACTAGTTTACGAATTTAACCAACAGTATCCCCACTAA
- a CDS encoding serine hydrolase domain-containing protein, whose translation MQTYQTTQAQLRAMVDDGVVPGMSYCLFERDWQVEAVRGLAQIEPTPERLRPGMLYDLASLTKVVATVPVIAILLQSGRLSLDDPVSRYLPEFSNDQVKIYHLLTHSSAIGGYIKNRDDLDAKQLTTALLTNQTSGVNRDRLIRYADVNFIYLGWIAERILGQPIHVLARELVFAPLQMTQITDQPVATQTVPTSIDQRRGLLRGQVHDPKGAVLGSHCGSAGFFAPLTDLITFSRALVGTNLAGLLTEQTMAQLFSDQTRMVSPHLRGLGWKLVPNPATHRFLISHTGYTGTLLVLDRDHDRGLIMLTNRVHPRGQNNRYLDRRDQIIATYLREMGEN comes from the coding sequence TTGCAAACCTATCAAACAACGCAAGCGCAGTTACGGGCAATGGTCGACGACGGGGTGGTCCCCGGCATGTCTTATTGCCTCTTTGAACGCGACTGGCAGGTCGAAGCCGTTCGGGGGCTAGCGCAAATTGAACCGACTCCGGAACGGTTACGCCCTGGGATGCTTTATGACTTGGCTTCCCTAACCAAGGTGGTGGCAACGGTACCGGTGATCGCCATCCTCTTACAAAGCGGGCGCCTGTCTCTGGATGACCCGGTTAGTAGGTACTTACCGGAGTTTTCAAACGACCAGGTTAAAATCTACCATTTGCTGACCCATTCGTCGGCAATTGGTGGCTACATTAAAAATCGTGATGACCTTGATGCTAAGCAGTTAACAACCGCCCTGTTAACGAACCAGACTAGTGGGGTTAACCGGGACCGCTTGATTCGCTACGCCGACGTTAACTTCATCTACTTAGGCTGGATTGCCGAGCGCATCTTGGGGCAACCAATCCACGTGTTGGCGAGGGAGTTGGTCTTTGCCCCCTTACAGATGACGCAAATCACCGACCAGCCGGTAGCCACCCAAACGGTGCCGACGAGCATTGACCAGCGGCGGGGGCTCTTGCGCGGTCAAGTGCACGACCCCAAGGGAGCGGTGTTAGGGAGCCACTGCGGGTCGGCCGGCTTTTTTGCCCCCCTCACTGACTTGATTACCTTTAGCCGGGCCCTGGTGGGGACTAACCTGGCCGGCCTGTTGACCGAACAAACCATGGCGCAGCTCTTTAGCGATCAAACCAGAATGGTCAGCCCCCACCTCCGTGGCTTGGGCTGGAAGCTGGTCCCAAACCCAGCCACCCACCGTTTTTTGATTAGCCACACTGGCTACACCGGAACCCTCTTAGTCTTAGACCGTGATCACGACCGGGGGCTAATTATGCTGACTAACCGGGTGCACCCGCGGGGGCAAAACAACCGCTACTTAGACCGCCGCGATCAAATCATTGCTACATACCTTCGTGAAATGGGAGAAAATTAA